A DNA window from bacterium contains the following coding sequences:
- a CDS encoding DMT family transporter: protein MTRQNRQPGLGSSVTYRMRQGAQSRSIDRPLIYVLLLVMVTAVWGWTFVLVKDAITQYPTLPFLQLRFALALIVMVALVRRLPTRRELWVGLVAGAVLAGGYVTQTVGLAATSPGNAGLITGLFVVFTPLINRFFGAPVHWWTWCAVLGSLAGIVMLTGGPSGMGIGEILVLACAVLFALHIVLLSHWSPSLPAAPLAMVQMGSSALIFSAAGSWSLGPPSGGVWAAILITGVFASALAFYIQTWAQAHIDASRTALILATEPAWAVVAAVLLAGQRFGPVQAAGAVLVLAAIVGHELAPLKFKPQHERAQA from the coding sequence ATGACACGGCAGAACAGGCAGCCGGGTCTCGGCTCGTCGGTGACGTACCGCATGCGCCAGGGCGCCCAAAGTCGTTCCATTGATCGTCCTTTGATCTACGTCCTTCTCTTGGTCATGGTCACTGCCGTCTGGGGCTGGACGTTCGTCCTGGTCAAGGACGCCATCACACAGTACCCGACCCTGCCGTTCCTGCAGCTTCGCTTCGCCCTCGCGCTGATCGTCATGGTGGCGCTGGTCCGCCGGCTGCCGACGCGCCGCGAGCTGTGGGTGGGCCTGGTCGCGGGCGCGGTGCTGGCGGGCGGTTACGTCACCCAGACGGTGGGCCTGGCCGCCACCAGCCCGGGCAACGCTGGCTTGATAACCGGGCTGTTCGTAGTGTTCACGCCGCTCATCAACCGCTTCTTCGGCGCGCCGGTGCACTGGTGGACGTGGTGCGCGGTCCTGGGCTCGCTGGCCGGGATCGTGATGCTCACGGGCGGGCCGTCGGGCATGGGCATCGGCGAGATCCTGGTCCTTGCCTGCGCCGTCCTGTTCGCGCTGCACATCGTCCTGCTGAGTCACTGGTCGCCCAGCCTGCCCGCGGCGCCGCTGGCGATGGTGCAGATGGGAAGCTCAGCGCTGATCTTCAGCGCCGCGGGGTCGTGGTCGCTGGGGCCTCCGAGCGGCGGCGTGTGGGCGGCGATCCTGATCACCGGCGTGTTCGCTTCGGCGCTGGCCTTCTACATCCAGACCTGGGCCCAGGCGCACATCGACGCGAGCCGGACGGCGCTGATTCTGGCCACCGAACCGGCGTGGGCCGTGGTGGCCGCGGTCCTGTTGGCCGGCCAGCGTTTCGGCCCGGTGCAGGCCGCGGGCGCCGTGCTGGTGCTGGCCGCGATCGTGGGCCACGAACTCGCGCCCCTAAAATTCAAACCTCAGCATGAGCGGGCCCAGGCGTAG
- a CDS encoding HIT domain-containing protein — translation MERLWAPWRMRYVTDEPRPGCLFCRVIEHPDDRDAELVLWRPEGALVMLNKFPYNAGHAMVAPVAHRGGLEDLDDAQTAALMGAVRRTITVLKAELNPEGFNVGANIGRVAGAGMPDHVHLHVVPRWNGDTNFMPVVGDVKVVNEHLLQTAAKLRKAFAAS, via the coding sequence ATGGAACGACTTTGGGCGCCCTGGCGCATGCGGTACGTCACCGACGAGCCGAGACCCGGCTGCCTGTTCTGCCGTGTCATCGAGCATCCCGACGACCGGGATGCCGAGCTCGTCCTGTGGCGGCCTGAAGGCGCGCTCGTGATGTTGAACAAATTCCCTTACAACGCCGGCCACGCGATGGTCGCGCCGGTCGCGCACAGAGGCGGCCTCGAAGACCTCGACGACGCGCAGACGGCCGCCCTCATGGGTGCGGTGAGGCGGACGATCACGGTTCTCAAGGCGGAGTTGAATCCCGAAGGCTTCAACGTCGGGGCCAACATCGGCCGGGTCGCCGGGGCGGGAATGCCCGACCACGTCCACCTTCACGTCGTTCCGCGCTGGAACGGCGACACCAACTTCATGCCTGTGGTGGGCGACGTCAAAGTCGTCAACGAGCACCTGCTGCAGACCGCGGCGAAGCTGCGGAAAGCTTTCGCAGCCAGCTGA
- a CDS encoding amidohydrolase: MRAVLFAGCEPAVAAGVDGRILAVGPGARAAAGRGAEVVRLRGRAWPGLIDTHIHLEGLAERNLNVELGGAPSLKEVLARVARRAARLPKDGWVVGAGWDNDAWSDPAFPTREHLDQAAGGRPAYLRRKDGHSAWVSSSALRLAGIGRGSVDPPAGVIDHDELGEPTGILRETGMQLVAGIVPRAGEAEFDAAMARALAGLARLGLTSVHSMDSARGFGSLQRLGGRGSLPVRVTYNLPAADLAGAERLGVRSGWGDQWLRLWGVKAFLDGSLGSRTAEMLDGGGNSRLEQAELVDLVDRCARAELNVCLHAIGDGAVRRALDALAPHRDAWRRWRPRIEHAQCVDPKDMRRFARYGVIASMQPVHAVADRDLADAMWPRVTGHSYAWGALDRAGARLAFGSDAPVETADPLAGIDAATGWRRRAAWHPELALSRAAALRAYTSGAAYAVGMEKDLGTLRPGKLCDMTVVDGGDVVATIVGGRVSWLRKLSAASPRSAAGAR, translated from the coding sequence ATGCGGGCCGTGCTGTTTGCGGGCTGCGAGCCGGCGGTCGCGGCCGGGGTTGACGGCAGGATCCTGGCCGTGGGACCCGGCGCCCGCGCCGCCGCCGGCCGTGGTGCCGAGGTGGTGCGCCTGCGCGGGCGCGCCTGGCCGGGCCTGATCGACACTCACATCCACCTGGAAGGCCTCGCCGAGCGGAACTTGAACGTCGAGCTGGGCGGCGCGCCAAGCCTGAAAGAGGTGCTGGCGCGGGTGGCACGGCGGGCCGCACGCCTGCCCAAAGACGGGTGGGTGGTGGGTGCCGGCTGGGACAACGACGCGTGGTCCGACCCGGCTTTTCCGACCCGCGAGCACCTGGATCAGGCAGCGGGCGGACGTCCGGCCTACCTGCGGCGCAAGGACGGCCACTCCGCGTGGGTTTCGAGCTCGGCGCTCCGGCTGGCGGGCATCGGCCGCGGATCGGTCGACCCGCCGGCCGGCGTCATCGACCACGACGAGCTGGGTGAACCGACCGGCATCCTGCGGGAGACGGGGATGCAGCTGGTCGCCGGCATCGTGCCGCGGGCGGGGGAGGCGGAATTCGACGCGGCGATGGCCCGGGCGCTGGCCGGCCTGGCGCGGCTGGGCTTGACGTCGGTCCATTCGATGGACAGCGCGCGGGGGTTCGGCTCCCTGCAGCGGCTCGGCGGACGCGGCTCGCTGCCGGTCCGCGTCACGTACAACCTTCCGGCTGCCGACCTGGCCGGGGCCGAGCGGCTGGGCGTCCGCTCGGGTTGGGGCGACCAGTGGCTGCGCCTGTGGGGTGTCAAGGCGTTCCTCGATGGATCGCTCGGCAGCCGCACCGCGGAGATGCTCGACGGCGGCGGCAACTCTCGTTTAGAGCAGGCGGAGCTGGTCGATCTGGTCGACCGATGCGCCCGCGCCGAGCTCAACGTCTGCCTCCACGCCATCGGAGATGGAGCGGTGCGGAGGGCGCTCGACGCGCTGGCGCCACACCGCGATGCGTGGCGCCGATGGCGGCCGCGCATCGAGCATGCCCAGTGCGTCGATCCAAAGGACATGCGTCGCTTTGCGCGGTACGGAGTAATCGCCTCGATGCAGCCGGTCCACGCGGTGGCGGACCGTGATCTCGCCGACGCGATGTGGCCGCGCGTCACCGGGCATTCGTACGCGTGGGGCGCGCTCGATCGCGCGGGTGCGCGATTGGCGTTCGGCTCCGATGCGCCGGTGGAGACGGCCGACCCGCTGGCCGGCATCGACGCCGCGACCGGGTGGCGGCGCCGCGCGGCCTGGCATCCGGAGCTGGCGCTGTCTCGCGCCGCGGCGCTGCGCGCCTACACGTCCGGCGCGGCGTATGCCGTCGGAATGGAAAAGGACCTGGGCACGTTGCGACCGGGGAAGCTGTGCGACATGACGGTCGTCGATGGCGGGGACGTGGTGGCGACGATTGTCGGCGGCCGCGTCAGCTGGCTGCGAAAGCTTTCCGCAGCTTCGCCGCGGTCTGCAGCAGGTGCTCGTTGA
- a CDS encoding acyl-CoA dehydrogenase: MYFTDDHEELRLHIRKFLEKEVQPHLEEWEEKTFPDAIFRRFGELGFLGLRYPPEYGGQGGDYFSAVVLSEEMARAGCGGLGMAVAVQAEMATPPVFRFGTEEQKRRWLVPAVRGEQIAALAITEPDAGSDVAGITTVARRDGDHYVVNGRKIFITNGARCDWALVVTKTARERGHKGYNLLVVEKGTPGFEVTRTLQKLGMHSSDTAELLFEDCRVPAANLIGDEGDGFKNLMWELQGERMIAAAGAIAGATRVFEYTMEYARNRQAFGQPISQFQVIKHKLVDMGTKIAAVQSFVYQTAQQWNQGEYPVREISQAKLLATQAACEVADEAIQILGGHGYMREFPVERAWRDARLARIGAGTDEIMKEIIAKTYGL; this comes from the coding sequence ATGTACTTCACGGACGACCACGAGGAGCTCCGGCTGCACATTCGCAAGTTCCTCGAGAAAGAGGTCCAGCCGCACCTCGAGGAGTGGGAGGAGAAGACCTTCCCGGACGCCATCTTCAGACGGTTTGGCGAGCTGGGCTTTCTCGGCCTGCGCTACCCGCCCGAGTACGGCGGGCAAGGCGGCGACTACTTCTCGGCGGTCGTGCTCTCGGAGGAGATGGCCAGGGCGGGATGCGGCGGCCTGGGCATGGCGGTCGCCGTCCAGGCGGAGATGGCGACGCCGCCGGTTTTCAGGTTCGGGACCGAGGAGCAGAAGCGAAGGTGGCTCGTCCCCGCCGTCCGGGGCGAGCAGATCGCGGCGCTGGCCATCACCGAGCCCGACGCCGGCTCGGACGTGGCGGGCATCACCACGGTGGCCCGCCGCGACGGCGACCACTACGTCGTCAACGGCCGCAAGATCTTCATCACCAACGGCGCTCGCTGCGACTGGGCGCTGGTGGTGACCAAAACCGCCCGCGAGCGCGGCCACAAGGGCTACAACCTCTTGGTCGTCGAGAAGGGCACGCCCGGGTTCGAGGTGACCCGCACGCTGCAGAAGCTCGGGATGCACTCGTCGGACACCGCCGAGCTGCTGTTCGAAGACTGCCGCGTCCCCGCCGCCAACCTGATCGGGGACGAGGGCGACGGCTTCAAGAACCTGATGTGGGAGCTGCAGGGCGAGCGGATGATCGCGGCCGCGGGCGCGATCGCGGGCGCCACCCGGGTGTTCGAGTACACCATGGAGTACGCGCGCAACCGGCAGGCGTTCGGCCAGCCGATCTCACAGTTCCAGGTGATCAAGCACAAGCTCGTCGACATGGGGACGAAGATCGCCGCGGTGCAATCGTTCGTCTACCAGACGGCGCAGCAGTGGAACCAGGGCGAGTACCCGGTGCGCGAGATCTCACAGGCCAAGCTGCTGGCGACGCAGGCCGCGTGCGAGGTGGCGGACGAGGCGATTCAGATCCTGGGCGGGCACGGCTACATGCGCGAGTTTCCGGTCGAGCGTGCCTGGCGCGACGCTCGCCTCGCGAGGATCGGGGCCGGGACCGACGAGATCATGAAGGAGATCATCGCCAAGACGTACGGCCTGTGA
- a CDS encoding AURKAIP1/COX24 domain-containing protein gives MGSVIKKRRKKMRKHKHKKMLKKTRWQRRAHA, from the coding sequence TTGGGCTCTGTAATCAAGAAGCGGCGCAAGAAGATGCGCAAGCACAAGCACAAGAAAATGCTGAAGAAGACTCGTTGGCAGCGCCGGGCGCACGCCTAG
- a CDS encoding LemA family protein: protein MGWIVLAIAVVVVIWLVLTYNGLVAAKNRTQEAWSEIDVELKRRHDLIPNLVNTVQGYIGHERGTLEAVTNARANAVAAGATGDATKIGQAENVLSQSLRSLFAVSENYPDLKAISAFTNLQETLTATEDKIEFSRRFYNGNVRDYNIKLQTLPTSLIAGALGFKAFGFFQADDGDRAVPQVSFGTLPTSGPPSPGSSAPPAAGSSGPPVQS, encoded by the coding sequence ATGGGCTGGATCGTGCTTGCGATCGCCGTTGTCGTCGTCATCTGGCTCGTCCTCACCTACAACGGGTTGGTGGCGGCCAAGAACCGGACCCAGGAAGCCTGGTCCGAGATCGACGTCGAGCTGAAGCGCCGCCACGACCTCATCCCCAACCTGGTCAACACCGTGCAGGGCTACATCGGCCACGAACGTGGAACGCTCGAGGCCGTGACCAACGCCCGCGCCAACGCCGTCGCCGCCGGCGCCACTGGCGATGCGACCAAGATCGGACAGGCCGAGAACGTGCTCAGCCAGAGCCTCCGCAGCCTGTTCGCGGTCTCGGAGAACTACCCCGACCTCAAGGCGATCTCCGCCTTCACCAACCTTCAGGAGACCCTGACCGCCACCGAGGACAAGATCGAGTTCTCGCGCCGCTTCTACAACGGCAACGTGCGTGACTACAACATCAAGCTGCAGACCCTCCCGACGTCGCTGATCGCCGGCGCCCTCGGCTTCAAGGCGTTCGGCTTCTTCCAGGCCGACGACGGCGACCGCGCGGTGCCGCAGGTCAGCTTCGGCACCCTGCCCACCTCGGGTCCCCCGTCGCCAGGCTCGTCGGCTCCGCCGGCCGCCGGA